The following is a genomic window from Lysinibacillus sp. JNUCC-52.
TGTTAAACTCCAAGTATCATCTATCAACAATGATTTATTAATTCCTTCGAAAAGTTGTAGCTGCTTTTTCATTTTCTTAAATGTAGCCAACTGTTTGATTGCTACAGGAATAGGGACATTCAATTCGTTGATGGCAGCAATTGCGGCTAATGCATTATATACTTGATGCTCTCCAAACCCAGGGACAAACACTTCATATTTTTTCATATTGTAGTGCATTGTAAACTGCATGCCATTTTCAACGTATCGAATATGACTTGCTTTAAAATCACATGATGGATGCTGACCAATTTTAATAATATCTCCTTTGAACTTCGACAAATCTATTTTTTTTATATTGGCATCTTCCGCATTGAGAATTAATGAACCGTTTGGGTCCACAATCTCAGCCATTTCACCTTTGGCCTGTATATAACCTTCTAAAGTTTTACAATAATTTAAATGGTGGGCTCCGATATTCGTAATAATACCGATAGTTGGCTTGAAATATTTTCCTGCAGTCCTTACATCCCCTGGTGATCCAACAGCTGTTTCAAAAACGGCAACTTCTGTTTCATCGTCAATGCTAAGTAAATATTGCAAAGAAGCTGTTCTAGAATTACTACTTAAAGTAGTGGCAGCAACTTCTTTTTCAGCTGAAAGAATATGTTTAATCATCTCCTTCGTTGTTGTTTTTCCTGAAGTTCCAGTAATTGCAATAACAGGGATATCAAATTGACTACGATAATAATGTACAAACTTCCAGTAGGCCTCAACTGCATTCTCTACTTGAATGATGATTACGTATGGAGGAATTTCATGCTGATTATATAGCCGATCTGTTACAAGCACTAATGGGGAAAGAGGCTCAAGATTTTTCCAGTTGATAATGCGTTTAGATGTAAAAAGTGCAGTGTACGGTTTTTTTACT
Proteins encoded in this region:
- a CDS encoding Mur ligase family protein, which produces MKPLSVKNLTAIIAGKLLHGSDEVLIQYGAYRLKQVKKPYTALFTSKRIINWKNLEPLSPLVLVTDRLYNQHEIPPYVIIIQVENAVEAYWKFVHYYRSQFDIPVIAITGTSGKTTTKEMIKHILSAEKEVAATTLSSNSRTASLQYLLSIDDETEVAVFETAVGSPGDVRTAGKYFKPTIGIITNIGAHHLNYCKTLEGYIQAKGEMAEIVDPNGSLILNAEDANIKKIDLSKFKGDIIKIGQHPSCDFKASHIRYVENGMQFTMHYNMKKYEVFVPGFGEHQVYNALAAIAAINELNVPIPVAIKQLATFKKMKKQLQLFEGINKSLLIDDTWSLTTTSLEAALKVLNSIGEGMKKIAVIGTITDLGSWGYIIHEQAGELINRIGVDVLITIGEHARIMADHAVKLGFNKPVYTFKNSTLVYKLLHEIVDENTIVLIKGDMYSQQISNLAADLKIKKPFRGDAR